Proteins encoded in a region of the Coprobacter tertius genome:
- a CDS encoding class I SAM-dependent methyltransferase — protein sequence MKDTPYREFGWNTSGPLFYHKIICPQIERLLPEDGSPILDIGCGNGYFANYLLDKGYSVYGIDASQQGIEIANRSHPGHFFTNDVSLTELPHELQNIPFKTVISMEVIEHLYDPREFIFFIKKILNKHNGGFAIITTPYHGYLKNIFIALSGKTDFHFSALWVGGHIKFWSKKTIFTLLREAGFENMKFKGAGRFPYLWKHMIVTAETYPDTTIKTISE from the coding sequence ATGAAAGACACTCCTTACAGGGAGTTCGGGTGGAACACCTCCGGCCCTCTATTTTATCATAAAATTATTTGTCCCCAAATAGAACGGCTTCTTCCCGAAGACGGCTCACCCATTTTGGATATCGGATGTGGAAACGGATATTTCGCTAATTATTTACTTGACAAAGGATATTCTGTATATGGGATCGACGCCTCACAACAAGGCATAGAAATAGCCAACCGATCACATCCGGGACATTTTTTCACAAATGATGTTTCCCTTACCGAATTACCTCATGAATTACAAAATATACCTTTTAAAACAGTAATTTCCATGGAGGTTATCGAACATTTATACGATCCCCGGGAATTTATTTTTTTCATAAAAAAAATTCTGAACAAACACAATGGCGGATTTGCCATAATCACAACTCCCTATCACGGATATTTAAAAAATATTTTTATCGCTTTATCAGGTAAAACAGATTTTCATTTCAGTGCACTTTGGGTAGGCGGTCATATCAAATTCTGGTCGAAAAAAACGATATTTACGTTGTTACGTGAAGCAGGCTTCGAAAACATGAAATTTAAAGGGGCCGGACGCTTTCCTTATTTATGGAAACATATGATCGTCACAGCCGAGACATACCCCGATACGACAATAAAAACAATTTCTGAGTAA
- the glmS gene encoding glutamine--fructose-6-phosphate transaminase (isomerizing): MCGIVGYIGNQEAYPILIKGLHRLEYRGYDSAGLALITDGGKKLNVYKTKGKVSDLERFSQSKDISGTIGIAHTRWATHGEPNDANAHPHYSQTENLALIHNGIIENYSVIRAELESKGYVFRSSTDTEVIVYLIEYVQKTNRVDLCTAVQLALHQVVGAYALAVIEKGNSDTIIAARKSSPLVIGIGKNEFFLASDATPIVEYTDEVVYLNDEEIAVINRNEPLKVVNLNNVTVTPEIKKLAMNLSQLEKGGYPHFMLKEIYEQPKTIMDCIRGRINVEGNNVVLSGVIDNKGKFINASRIIIVACGTSWHAGLIGEHLIEEFCRIPVEVEYASEFRYRDPVITDTDIVIAISQSGETADTLAAVELAKSKGAFIYGICNAVGSSIARATDSGSYIHVGPEIGVASTKAFTGQVTVLSMLALTIAREKGTITKEKFESMVKHLQELPEKLKKVLEKTDDIKELSKIFTYAHNFIYLGRGYNYPAALEGALKLKEISYIHAEGYPAAEMKHGPIALIDNEMPVVAIATTDRIYEKTISNIQEIKARKGKVIAIVTEGDTLVCNIADYCIEVPETVEEYAPIVTSVPLQLLAYFIAVNKCRDVDQPRNLAKSVTVE; the protein is encoded by the coding sequence ATGTGTGGAATTGTAGGTTATATTGGTAATCAGGAGGCTTATCCGATCCTGATCAAAGGTCTTCACCGGTTGGAGTATCGAGGGTATGATAGTGCCGGGTTGGCATTGATCACGGATGGAGGAAAAAAATTGAATGTGTATAAAACTAAGGGAAAAGTTTCGGATCTCGAGCGGTTTTCTCAGTCGAAAGATATATCCGGGACAATCGGAATTGCCCATACTCGCTGGGCGACCCATGGAGAACCTAATGATGCAAATGCGCATCCGCATTATTCTCAGACGGAAAATCTAGCTTTGATACATAATGGAATTATTGAAAATTATTCGGTTATCCGTGCCGAACTCGAGAGTAAAGGTTATGTTTTCAGAAGTTCTACCGATACCGAAGTTATCGTATATCTTATCGAATATGTTCAAAAGACTAATCGGGTAGATTTATGTACGGCTGTGCAATTGGCTTTGCATCAGGTTGTAGGAGCTTATGCGCTGGCTGTGATTGAAAAGGGAAATTCCGATACGATTATTGCTGCCCGAAAAAGTAGTCCTTTGGTGATTGGTATCGGTAAAAATGAGTTTTTTCTGGCATCCGATGCAACTCCTATTGTAGAATATACCGATGAGGTTGTGTATTTGAATGATGAGGAGATTGCTGTAATAAATAGGAATGAGCCTTTGAAAGTAGTTAATTTAAATAATGTAACGGTAACGCCCGAAATAAAAAAACTGGCTATGAATTTGAGTCAACTCGAAAAAGGAGGATATCCTCATTTTATGTTGAAAGAGATTTATGAGCAGCCGAAAACTATTATGGATTGCATAAGGGGACGTATAAATGTAGAGGGAAATAATGTCGTACTTTCTGGCGTGATCGACAATAAGGGGAAATTTATAAATGCATCCCGTATTATTATCGTCGCCTGTGGTACTTCGTGGCACGCCGGTCTTATTGGTGAGCATCTTATCGAAGAGTTTTGTCGTATTCCGGTAGAGGTGGAATATGCATCGGAGTTTCGTTATCGAGATCCGGTGATTACCGATACCGATATTGTAATTGCTATTTCTCAGTCGGGAGAGACAGCCGATACATTGGCTGCTGTGGAACTTGCTAAATCTAAAGGGGCTTTTATATATGGTATCTGTAATGCGGTGGGTTCTTCTATTGCTCGGGCAACCGATTCGGGTTCGTACATTCATGTAGGTCCTGAAATCGGGGTAGCTTCTACAAAAGCGTTTACAGGGCAAGTGACGGTTTTGTCGATGCTCGCACTTACGATAGCCCGGGAAAAAGGTACAATTACAAAAGAGAAGTTCGAATCGATGGTAAAACATTTACAGGAATTACCAGAGAAACTGAAAAAAGTACTTGAAAAAACCGATGATATAAAAGAACTGTCGAAAATCTTTACTTATGCTCATAATTTTATTTATCTCGGTCGTGGATATAATTATCCGGCAGCTTTGGAAGGAGCTCTTAAATTAAAGGAAATTTCATATATTCATGCTGAAGGTTATCCGGCGGCAGAGATGAAGCACGGACCTATTGCTCTTATAGATAATGAGATGCCTGTGGTAGCGATAGCGACTACCGATCGTATTTATGAGAAGACAATTAGTAATATACAGGAAATAAAAGCGCGTAAAGGTAAGGTAATTGCTATCGTTACCGAAGGTGATACGTTGGTTTGTAATATTGCCGATTATTGTATCGAAGTACCCGAAACCGTAGAGGAATATGCTCCGATTGTAACCTCTGTGCCTTTACAGTTATTGGCCTATTTTATTGCGGTAAATAAATGCCGGGATGTAGATCAGCCCCGTAATTTGGCTAAATCCGTAACGGTAGAGTAA
- a CDS encoding amidophosphoribosyltransferase has protein sequence MTEVIKHECGIAMVRLLKPLSYFQEKYGSYLYGLNKLYLLMEKQHNRGQEGAGLACVKLDARPAEEYIFRERALGTGAIQEIFSNIHAKIASVSHHQTDAEWASQHLPFAGELYMGHLRYSTTGKSGLSYVHPFLRRNNWRSRNLTLCGNFNMTNVDEIFEKIVSEGQHPRNYADTFIILEQIGHELDMENQRLYDKFKSEGYRGIELTRKIEDHIDIAAILKKSSQIWDGGYVICGLTGSGDLFSFRDPRGIRPAFYYSDDEIVVVASERPVIQTAMNIDIGQVKELFPGESIIVTKNGEVSVKQIVPAKNYSACSFERIYFSRGSDADIYRERKRLGHRLVEPILKSVEKDIEHTVFSFIPNTAEVAFYGMLEGLEERLNEYKREQIGKYGTQMSEEELKKLLSLRVRSEKVAIKDIKLRTFIAEGDTRDDLAAHVYDVTYGTVIPGEDNLVVIDDSIVRGTTLKQSIIKILDRLHPQKIVIVSSSPQVRYPDCYGIDMSRMSEFIAFRATVELIKERNMEGLLEDVYRKSKAQQELPKEKIINYVKELYAPFTQGEISEKIARMLTPEGTQAEVKIVYQTLEGLHEAIPGYPGDWYFSGDYPTPGGNRLVNNAFINYMEGAYQKRL, from the coding sequence ATGACAGAAGTTATTAAACACGAGTGCGGAATAGCTATGGTAAGGTTGTTGAAACCGTTATCTTATTTTCAGGAGAAATACGGTTCTTACTTGTATGGGTTGAACAAGCTTTATCTGCTGATGGAGAAACAGCATAACCGTGGACAGGAAGGAGCCGGATTAGCCTGTGTAAAATTGGATGCCCGTCCTGCAGAAGAATATATTTTCAGGGAAAGAGCATTGGGAACAGGCGCTATTCAGGAAATTTTTTCAAATATACATGCTAAAATCGCATCTGTTTCTCACCATCAGACCGACGCTGAATGGGCGTCACAACATCTTCCTTTTGCAGGTGAACTTTATATGGGGCATTTGCGATACAGCACTACAGGGAAATCAGGCCTTTCTTATGTGCATCCTTTTTTACGCCGTAACAATTGGCGATCTCGTAATCTTACTCTTTGCGGAAATTTTAATATGACGAATGTCGATGAGATATTCGAGAAGATTGTTTCCGAAGGCCAGCATCCGAGGAATTATGCCGACACATTTATAATTCTCGAGCAAATTGGACATGAACTCGATATGGAGAATCAGCGACTTTATGATAAATTTAAGTCTGAAGGTTACCGGGGAATTGAACTGACCCGAAAAATAGAAGACCATATTGATATTGCCGCTATTCTTAAAAAATCGTCGCAGATATGGGATGGGGGATATGTGATATGTGGTTTGACCGGTAGTGGAGATCTGTTTTCATTCCGTGATCCGAGAGGTATCCGTCCTGCCTTTTATTATTCTGATGACGAAATTGTCGTGGTTGCTTCGGAACGCCCTGTAATACAAACAGCGATGAATATCGATATTGGTCAGGTAAAAGAATTATTTCCCGGAGAAAGTATTATCGTAACTAAAAATGGAGAAGTATCGGTAAAACAAATTGTACCGGCTAAAAACTATAGTGCCTGTTCGTTTGAAAGAATTTATTTTTCGAGGGGGAGTGATGCCGATATATATCGGGAGCGGAAACGGTTGGGACATCGTTTGGTAGAACCCATATTGAAAAGTGTAGAGAAGGATATAGAACATACTGTATTTTCTTTTATACCCAATACGGCGGAAGTCGCTTTTTACGGTATGCTCGAAGGTTTGGAAGAACGGCTTAATGAATATAAACGTGAGCAGATCGGTAAGTATGGTACGCAGATGAGTGAAGAAGAGCTTAAAAAATTATTATCGTTGCGGGTACGATCTGAAAAGGTAGCTATAAAAGATATAAAGTTACGTACGTTTATTGCCGAAGGCGATACACGGGACGACCTTGCAGCTCATGTATATGATGTGACTTACGGAACCGTGATCCCCGGTGAAGATAATTTGGTTGTTATAGATGATAGTATTGTACGGGGTACGACATTGAAACAAAGCATCATTAAAATATTGGACAGACTGCATCCCCAAAAGATAGTAATCGTTTCGTCTTCGCCGCAAGTCAGATATCCCGATTGTTATGGTATAGACATGTCGCGTATGAGTGAGTTTATTGCGTTCAGGGCAACGGTCGAACTGATAAAAGAACGAAATATGGAAGGTTTACTCGAGGATGTTTATCGGAAGTCGAAAGCACAACAGGAGCTACCTAAAGAAAAAATTATAAATTACGTAAAAGAACTGTATGCCCCTTTTACTCAAGGGGAAATATCGGAAAAGATAGCACGTATGCTTACACCGGAAGGAACTCAGGCTGAAGTAAAAATTGTTTACCAGACACTTGAGGGGTTGCATGAAGCAATTCCCGGTTATCCGGGAGATTGGTATTTCTCGGGTGATTATCCGACTCCGGGAGGGAATAGATTGGTAAATAATGCTTTTATCAATTACATGGAAGGTGCATACCAGAAACGATTGTGA
- a CDS encoding glutamine synthetase III family protein — translation MSMLRFKVVEEAFKHKAVGVEEPSERPSEYFAKYVFNREKMFRYLPKKIYDALVDVIDNGVPLNREIADSVAEGMKKWALEMGATHYTHWFHPLTDGTAEKHDAFIEHDGKGGVVEEFSGKLLIQQEPDASSFPNGGIRNTFEARGYSAWDPSSPAFIVDGTLCIPTIFISYTGESLDYKTPLLKALNSVNKAATEVCKYFDPKVKKVYSYLGWEQEYFLVDESLYAARPDLVLTDRTLMGHDSAKNQQLEDHYFGAIPSRVTAFMRELEIECQKLGIPTKTRHNEVAPNQFELAPIFEEVNLANDHNLLLMSVMRKVARRHNFRVLLHEKPFKGVNGSGKHNNWSLGTDTGVLLFAPGKTPSENLQFITFIVNVMTAVYRHNGLLKASIASATNAHRLGANEAPPAIISIFMGKQVSEILDKLVTTTGDDVVKFSGKEGFSLGVAQIPQLLRDNTDRNRTSPFAFTGNRFEFRAVGSLANCASAMIALNAAVAYQLQEFKRKVDDLIVKGEKKEHAILSIVREYINESKNILFDGNGYSEEWKAEAARRGLDCKTSVPLIYDSYLSPESVKMFTDTRVLSKVELYARNEVKWEIYAKKIQIEARVLGDLAINHIVPVATRYQSLLLDNVFKIKSLFPAEKVDLIAEQDMEVIEKIAGHLLIIKEKVHKMVEARKVANKIDGKREKAIAYHDTVAPFLDEIRYHIDKLELVVDNEMWPLPKYRELLFIR, via the coding sequence ATGTCAATGTTAAGATTTAAAGTGGTAGAGGAGGCTTTCAAACATAAAGCCGTCGGAGTGGAAGAACCGTCTGAACGTCCTTCCGAGTATTTTGCGAAATATGTATTTAACCGGGAAAAAATGTTTCGGTATCTGCCTAAGAAAATATACGATGCTTTGGTGGACGTGATAGATAACGGAGTTCCTTTGAATCGGGAAATTGCAGACAGTGTCGCTGAAGGAATGAAAAAATGGGCTCTAGAAATGGGGGCTACCCATTATACGCATTGGTTTCATCCTTTGACAGACGGAACCGCTGAAAAGCACGATGCTTTTATCGAACATGACGGTAAAGGGGGTGTGGTGGAAGAATTTTCGGGAAAATTACTTATCCAGCAGGAACCAGATGCATCGAGTTTTCCTAACGGGGGGATACGTAATACTTTCGAGGCCCGTGGTTATTCGGCATGGGATCCTTCCTCTCCGGCCTTTATCGTTGATGGGACATTGTGCATTCCGACTATTTTTATTTCTTATACGGGTGAATCGCTCGATTATAAGACTCCTTTGCTGAAAGCGCTTAATAGTGTGAATAAAGCAGCCACAGAAGTGTGTAAATATTTCGATCCCAAAGTAAAAAAAGTGTATTCGTATTTAGGTTGGGAGCAGGAATATTTTCTCGTTGATGAATCTTTATATGCCGCACGCCCCGATCTCGTTCTTACCGATCGTACATTGATGGGACACGACAGTGCGAAAAACCAACAGCTCGAAGATCATTATTTCGGTGCTATTCCCAGTCGTGTGACAGCTTTTATGCGTGAGCTCGAAATCGAATGTCAAAAATTAGGTATACCTACTAAAACCCGGCATAATGAGGTGGCACCCAATCAATTTGAACTTGCTCCCATATTCGAAGAAGTAAACCTTGCAAACGATCACAATCTATTACTGATGAGTGTAATGAGGAAAGTGGCCCGACGGCATAATTTCAGGGTATTGCTTCATGAAAAGCCTTTTAAAGGTGTAAATGGTTCGGGTAAACATAATAACTGGTCATTAGGAACCGATACTGGGGTTTTATTATTTGCTCCCGGAAAAACTCCGTCGGAAAATCTGCAGTTTATTACATTTATCGTGAATGTAATGACAGCCGTTTATCGACATAACGGATTATTAAAAGCCAGTATAGCTTCTGCTACGAATGCTCATCGGCTCGGGGCGAATGAAGCTCCTCCTGCGATTATTTCTATCTTTATGGGTAAGCAAGTGAGCGAAATACTCGATAAACTGGTTACCACGACCGGTGATGACGTCGTAAAATTTTCCGGTAAAGAAGGTTTTAGCCTCGGAGTTGCTCAAATACCCCAATTGTTGAGAGATAATACCGATCGTAACCGGACCTCTCCGTTTGCATTTACAGGAAACCGGTTTGAATTCAGAGCTGTGGGATCGTTGGCAAACTGTGCATCAGCAATGATTGCGCTGAATGCTGCTGTTGCTTATCAGTTGCAGGAATTTAAAAGAAAAGTAGATGATTTGATTGTAAAAGGAGAGAAGAAAGAACATGCCATCCTTTCAATTGTGCGGGAATACATTAACGAGTCGAAAAACATCCTTTTCGATGGGAACGGATATAGTGAAGAGTGGAAAGCCGAAGCCGCTCGCAGGGGACTCGATTGCAAAACCAGTGTTCCCCTTATTTACGATAGTTATCTTTCTCCCGAAAGTGTAAAAATGTTTACTGATACTCGAGTGCTGAGTAAAGTAGAATTATATGCACGCAATGAGGTGAAATGGGAAATATATGCTAAAAAAATACAGATAGAGGCTCGCGTACTGGGAGATCTGGCCATCAATCATATCGTTCCGGTAGCTACCCGATATCAGTCGCTATTACTCGATAATGTGTTTAAAATTAAAAGTCTTTTCCCGGCTGAGAAAGTAGATCTTATTGCCGAGCAGGATATGGAGGTGATCGAAAAGATTGCCGGTCATCTTCTGATTATTAAAGAAAAGGTTCATAAAATGGTCGAAGCGCGAAAAGTCGCAAATAAAATAGATGGCAAGCGGGAGAAAGCAATTGCTTATCATGATACGGTAGCTCCGTTTCTCGACGAAATACGCTACCATATCGATAAACTCGAACTGGTGGTGGATAACGAAATGTGGCCGTTGCCGAAGTACAGAGAATTATTGTTTATCAGATGA
- a CDS encoding LL-diaminopimelate aminotransferase → MALINEQFLKLSESYLFSEIAKKVNTFKVIHPEAKVIRLGIGDVTQPLPSAVIKALHKAVDEMGNIETFRGYGPEQGYRFLIDAIIKNDYESCGISLDPDEVFVNDGAKSDTGNIGDILSKDNRVAVTDPVYPVYIDSNVMGCRAGELQNNGFWSNIIYIPCHAGNNFIPEFPEVRPDVIYLCYPNNPTGTALNRKELKKWVNYAINNNILILFDSAYEAFIQEEDVPHSIYEIKGAKQVAIEFRSFSKTAGFTGLRCGYTVIPKELKAFNFAGDKVGLNQLWNRRQCTKFNGTAYIVQRAAEAIYTPEGKAEVKANISYYMRNARLLYDNLKAIGLEVFGGVNAPYIWVKTPKGISSWKFFDRLLFERHIVGTPGVGFGPSGEGYLRLTAFGKYEDTLEAIDRLKTWKI, encoded by the coding sequence ATGGCACTGATTAACGAACAATTTCTTAAACTCTCAGAAAGTTATCTTTTCAGTGAGATTGCTAAAAAAGTAAATACTTTTAAAGTGATACACCCTGAAGCAAAAGTAATCAGACTCGGAATCGGAGATGTAACCCAGCCATTGCCCAGTGCAGTAATAAAAGCGTTGCATAAGGCAGTAGATGAAATGGGGAATATCGAGACTTTCAGGGGGTACGGTCCTGAACAGGGATATCGGTTTCTGATAGATGCAATTATTAAAAATGATTACGAATCGTGCGGAATAAGTCTCGATCCGGATGAAGTTTTTGTAAATGACGGGGCGAAAAGCGATACGGGTAATATAGGGGATATTTTGAGTAAAGATAACCGGGTAGCTGTGACCGATCCTGTATATCCCGTTTATATAGATTCGAATGTGATGGGATGCCGTGCCGGTGAATTACAAAATAACGGTTTTTGGAGTAATATCATATATATACCCTGTCATGCCGGAAATAATTTTATACCTGAATTTCCCGAGGTTCGTCCTGATGTGATTTATCTCTGTTATCCTAATAATCCTACCGGAACGGCACTCAATCGGAAAGAATTAAAAAAATGGGTGAATTATGCGATAAATAATAATATACTTATCCTTTTCGATTCGGCTTACGAGGCTTTTATACAAGAAGAAGACGTGCCGCATAGCATTTATGAAATAAAAGGAGCTAAACAGGTTGCTATCGAGTTTCGGAGTTTTTCTAAAACTGCCGGTTTCACAGGCTTAAGATGCGGCTATACAGTTATTCCCAAAGAATTGAAAGCTTTTAATTTTGCGGGAGATAAAGTCGGCCTTAACCAGCTATGGAATCGTAGGCAATGTACGAAATTTAATGGTACTGCATATATCGTGCAGCGTGCGGCCGAAGCGATATATACTCCCGAAGGAAAGGCAGAGGTAAAAGCGAATATCAGTTATTATATGCGTAATGCACGACTTTTATATGATAATCTGAAAGCGATCGGTCTTGAAGTATTCGGAGGAGTGAATGCTCCTTATATATGGGTAAAAACGCCGAAAGGCATTTCTTCGTGGAAATTTTTTGACAGGTTGTTGTTCGAACGTCATATCGTGGGTACTCCCGGAGTAGGTTTCGGCCCCTCGGGAGAAGGTTATTTGCGTCTTACGGCATTCGGAAAATACGAGGATACGCTCGAGGCGATCGACCGGTTGAAAACATGGAAGATTTAA
- the dapF gene encoding diaminopimelate epimerase gives MRFVKMQGAGNDYIYLNGFEEEIANPGVLAKEMSDRHFGIGSDGIVLILPSESCDFGMRMFNADGSEAEMCGNASRCVGKYVYERGLTKKKKIMLETKAGTKILTLRIKNKKVESVCVDMGEPVLSPEKIPVKKTGASVIGQPFSIGNEIFNITCVSMGNPHVIIFMDDFSNRDLHTLGKQIECNPLFPECTNVEFVKVDSPESLYMRVWERGSGETYACGTGACASLVAAVLNGFSHRNAVLHLLGGDLEIEWKEFDNHVYMTGGAELVFEGEWPYKG, from the coding sequence ATGAGGTTTGTGAAAATGCAGGGTGCCGGAAACGATTACATATATCTGAATGGTTTTGAAGAGGAAATCGCGAATCCGGGAGTACTGGCTAAAGAAATGAGTGATCGTCATTTCGGGATCGGTTCGGATGGAATCGTACTCATATTGCCGTCGGAATCTTGCGATTTCGGGATGAGAATGTTCAACGCTGATGGATCGGAGGCCGAAATGTGTGGTAACGCTTCTCGTTGTGTCGGTAAATATGTATATGAAAGAGGCTTGACAAAGAAGAAAAAGATAATGCTCGAAACGAAGGCCGGTACAAAGATATTGACATTGCGTATAAAAAATAAAAAAGTCGAAAGTGTGTGTGTTGACATGGGAGAGCCTGTTTTGTCTCCTGAAAAAATTCCTGTCAAGAAAACGGGTGCTTCTGTCATAGGGCAGCCGTTTTCGATAGGGAATGAGATTTTCAACATTACTTGTGTGTCGATGGGAAATCCTCATGTGATTATTTTTATGGATGACTTTTCGAACCGTGATTTACATACTTTAGGCAAACAGATCGAATGTAATCCTCTTTTTCCCGAATGCACAAATGTAGAATTTGTAAAAGTTGATTCTCCCGAAAGTTTGTATATGAGAGTATGGGAAAGAGGATCGGGAGAAACATATGCTTGCGGTACCGGAGCATGCGCTTCGCTTGTAGCGGCGGTTTTAAACGGGTTTTCGCATCGGAATGCTGTTTTGCATCTTCTCGGAGGCGATCTTGAGATTGAATGGAAAGAGTTTGACAACCATGTATATATGACGGGTGGGGCAGAACTTGTTTTTGAAGGGGAATGGCCTTATAAAGGATAG
- the carA gene encoding glutamine-hydrolyzing carbamoyl-phosphate synthase small subunit, which produces MHKNRNVSLILSDGTVFNGQSFGYEKAAAGEVVFSTAMTGYPESLTDPSYSGQILVTTFPLIGNYGVPPRSTNDNKLSAFYESEKIHAEGIIISDYSFEYSHWNAHRSLSDWLKDEKVAGIYGIDTRELTKKLRENGSMKGKIVFDNVTEIDFIDPNKINQVAKVSCKEVITYGNGHKKIVLVDCGVKHNIIRCLLKRNVTVIRVPWDYDFNTLDYDGLFISNGPGDPDMCEITVENIRKAMEKEKPIFGICMGNQLLSKAGGAKIYKLKYGHRSHNQPVRMEGTNRCFITSQNHGFAVDNTTLGDDWEPLFTNMNDGTNEGIRHKTKPFFSAQFHPEAASGPTDTEFLFDEFVKML; this is translated from the coding sequence ATGCATAAAAACAGAAATGTTTCTCTTATTTTAAGCGACGGAACCGTCTTTAATGGCCAATCATTCGGTTATGAGAAAGCCGCAGCGGGAGAAGTCGTTTTCAGTACAGCCATGACGGGGTATCCCGAAAGTCTCACAGATCCCTCTTATTCCGGACAAATTTTGGTAACGACTTTTCCTCTGATCGGAAATTATGGTGTTCCACCCCGTTCGACAAACGACAACAAGTTATCTGCATTTTACGAATCGGAGAAAATACATGCCGAAGGCATTATTATCTCCGATTATTCGTTTGAATACAGCCATTGGAATGCCCATCGCAGTCTTTCGGATTGGTTGAAGGACGAAAAAGTCGCTGGAATATACGGAATAGACACCCGGGAACTCACCAAGAAGCTACGAGAAAACGGCTCAATGAAAGGGAAAATCGTTTTTGACAACGTCACCGAAATTGATTTCATAGACCCCAATAAAATCAATCAGGTCGCTAAAGTAAGTTGTAAAGAAGTTATCACTTACGGAAACGGTCATAAAAAAATCGTTTTGGTCGACTGCGGTGTAAAACACAACATCATACGCTGTCTCCTCAAACGCAATGTAACAGTCATCCGTGTTCCATGGGATTACGATTTCAACACCCTCGACTATGACGGACTCTTTATTTCCAACGGCCCTGGAGATCCCGATATGTGTGAAATAACAGTAGAGAATATTCGGAAAGCTATGGAAAAAGAAAAACCGATTTTCGGTATTTGTATGGGAAACCAGCTTCTATCAAAAGCCGGAGGAGCAAAAATATACAAATTAAAATACGGCCACCGAAGTCATAACCAACCCGTAAGAATGGAAGGTACGAACCGCTGTTTCATCACATCTCAAAATCACGGCTTCGCAGTAGATAACACTACTTTAGGAGACGATTGGGAACCGCTTTTTACCAATATGAACGATGGTACCAACGAAGGAATACGCCATAAAACAAAACCGTTTTTCTCGGCACAATTCCATCCTGAAGCCGCCAGTGGACCTACCGACACAGAATTCCTCTTCGATGAATTCGTAAAAATGTTATAA